In Thermoanaerobaculia bacterium, a single genomic region encodes these proteins:
- the traF gene encoding conjugative transfer signal peptidase TraF, with translation MIRLRTRAPLVAVGVFLLIYVVPQAVGLRINTSTSMPRGLYRSVGGSARPGACAAVCLPAVVSRFGMERHYLGAGSCPDGAEPVVKMVAAVGGDVVEVTREAVLVNGIALPNSRPLDRDRGGRELTPYVRGPQRLESGEVWLHSPYEARSWDSRYFGPVRVECVTTLVDPVLTFR, from the coding sequence ATGATTCGGCTCAGGACGAGGGCGCCCCTGGTCGCGGTCGGTGTCTTCCTCCTGATCTATGTCGTCCCGCAAGCCGTGGGTCTCCGGATCAACACCTCGACGAGCATGCCCCGGGGCCTGTACCGCTCGGTCGGTGGAAGCGCACGGCCGGGCGCGTGCGCGGCCGTCTGTCTCCCGGCGGTCGTCTCGAGGTTCGGGATGGAGCGCCACTACCTCGGCGCCGGATCCTGCCCCGACGGCGCTGAACCGGTCGTGAAGATGGTTGCGGCGGTCGGGGGCGACGTCGTCGAGGTGACCCGAGAGGCGGTCCTCGTCAACGGCATCGCGCTGCCGAACAGCCGGCCGCTCGACCGCGATCGCGGAGGGCGTGAGCTCACGCCATACGTGCGGGGGCCTCAGCGTCTGGAGTCGGGGGAGGTTTGGCTCCATTCACCCTACGAGGCGCGGAGCTGGGACAGCCGCTATTTCGGACCCGTGCGAGTCGAGTGCGTCACGACGCTCGTCGACCCGGTGCTGACCTTCCGATGA
- a CDS encoding relaxase/mobilization nuclease domain-containing protein — protein sequence MIQSIHKGKGFRGVLNYVFGRAKSPELVGGNMYGEDPRALAQEFGEWRELRPGLTRVVFHSSLSLPHGPSGREELTDAQWRDVAERYLEHLGYGRSPFVVVRHRDTEHDHVHIVAARIGADGRTVSDSHDYRRGEEVLRALEREYGLTQVKSAHEVDRSALRTGEIRQIERTGEVSKRIRLQDLLDRAAADRPSMSVFLERLREAGVEAVPRVATTGHVSGISYGLEGASFRGSALGRSYSWRGLQERLGVDYQPERDLTAVRAAAAARPDRGAGRAPSPWSPASLDALRKELGALPSAARRGVMSGATAGLARSGAGALDGPADAVRAAYALRSPRSALRLAVRRTSGLGAVAPILDITAAARSPLGLLFYGARLATAAGRLALPALARSVAPSPLSRSVAAAYVRAAATDAPSMSVLLERLESAGVRPLPLLGRGGEVRAIVYRLGDEVIPGQELGPSFTWTGLQRRLGVSYEPTRDLPRIRESRERSGTERDPRFGAQQHDGRRPGRDPGRDGGNEPKTGGGRASRSGGTAGEARSHDLEASEGARGGDRRVDSRRVPDHARGDHAAQTRLGAPAPAAGRAPAGREALPASAAHGGAGAARSAEVSLGGSATDERLAAAELRAALRRTGTPELATYHRHRAYSASLERADSAWATAALRRGVEPHVVLREVAERGAKAAAPKEAALAHGTRVVARALATVQPGRAVEQTVSMTVQALATAVKVPLAVVKALLIIRTIARELSQDRGR from the coding sequence GTGATCCAGAGCATCCACAAGGGCAAGGGCTTCCGTGGCGTCCTCAACTACGTCTTCGGCCGCGCCAAGTCGCCCGAGCTGGTCGGCGGCAACATGTATGGCGAGGACCCACGGGCGCTCGCGCAGGAGTTCGGCGAGTGGCGGGAGTTGCGGCCAGGCCTGACTCGGGTCGTCTTCCACTCCTCCCTGTCGCTCCCCCACGGACCGAGCGGGCGCGAGGAGCTCACCGACGCGCAGTGGCGCGACGTCGCCGAGCGTTACCTGGAGCATCTCGGCTACGGGCGCTCGCCGTTCGTGGTCGTGCGGCATCGCGACACCGAGCACGACCACGTCCACATCGTCGCGGCGCGCATCGGCGCCGACGGCCGCACCGTCTCCGACTCGCACGACTACCGACGAGGCGAGGAGGTCCTGCGGGCGCTCGAGCGCGAATACGGGCTCACTCAGGTCAAGTCCGCGCATGAGGTCGACAGGTCCGCCCTGCGAACGGGCGAGATTCGACAGATCGAGCGGACGGGGGAGGTGAGCAAGCGGATCCGGCTCCAGGATCTCCTCGACCGCGCCGCCGCCGACCGACCGTCGATGAGCGTCTTCCTCGAACGGCTGCGCGAAGCGGGAGTCGAAGCGGTGCCGCGGGTCGCGACCACGGGACACGTCTCGGGCATCTCCTACGGGCTCGAGGGGGCGAGCTTCCGGGGTTCGGCACTCGGCCGCTCGTACTCCTGGCGAGGGCTCCAGGAGCGCCTCGGCGTCGACTACCAGCCGGAGCGCGACCTCACGGCGGTCCGAGCGGCCGCGGCGGCTCGGCCGGATCGTGGCGCCGGTCGCGCGCCCTCGCCTTGGTCTCCGGCGAGCCTCGACGCACTGCGGAAGGAGCTCGGCGCACTCCCGAGCGCCGCGCGGCGCGGCGTCATGTCGGGCGCCACGGCCGGACTCGCCCGCAGCGGCGCCGGGGCGCTCGACGGCCCGGCCGACGCTGTTCGCGCGGCCTACGCTCTTCGCTCTCCTCGTTCGGCGCTTCGCCTTGCCGTGCGCCGGACGTCCGGACTGGGCGCCGTGGCGCCGATTCTCGACATCACCGCGGCGGCGCGCTCGCCTCTCGGACTGCTCTTCTATGGCGCGCGCCTCGCGACGGCTGCCGGTCGGCTGGCGCTGCCTGCGCTCGCCCGAAGCGTCGCTCCGAGCCCGTTGTCGCGGAGCGTCGCCGCGGCCTACGTCCGAGCGGCAGCGACGGACGCGCCTTCGATGAGCGTGCTCCTCGAGCGCCTCGAGTCCGCCGGCGTCCGGCCGCTTCCGCTGCTTGGTCGCGGTGGCGAGGTGCGCGCGATTGTCTATCGCCTGGGTGACGAGGTGATCCCCGGCCAGGAGCTCGGACCGTCCTTCACCTGGACCGGCCTGCAACGGCGACTCGGAGTGAGCTATGAGCCGACGAGAGACCTTCCTCGAATCCGCGAGAGCCGCGAACGATCAGGCACTGAACGCGATCCCCGCTTCGGCGCGCAGCAGCACGACGGGCGGCGACCTGGCCGCGATCCAGGGCGCGATGGCGGAAACGAACCGAAGACTGGAGGCGGTCGAGCGAGCCGTTCAGGCGGCACCGCTGGCGAAGCGCGATCCCACGACCTCGAGGCCAGCGAGGGAGCGCGCGGCGGGGATCGCCGTGTGGACTCTCGCCGCGTCCCTGATCACGCTCGTGGGGATCACGCTGCTCAAACCCGACTGGGCGCTCCGGCCCCGGCAGCGGGCCGAGCTCCTGCTGGGCGAGAGGCTCTACCTGCGTCTGCAGCACATGGAGGAGCCGGAGCGGCTCGAAGTGCTGAAGTCTCTCTGGGTGGATCCGCCACCGACGAGCGACTAGCCGCGGCCGAGCTCCGTGCGGCTCTACGGCGCACCGGGACGCCCGAGCTTGCGACGTATCACCGGCATCGCGCCTACTCCGCCAGCCTCGAGCGCGCGGACTCGGCTTGGGCGACCGCAGCGCTCCGGCGCGGCGTCGAGCCGCATGTTGTGCTGCGCGAGGTGGCGGAGAGGGGAGCCAAGGCTGCGGCTCCGAAGGAAGCCGCGCTCGCCCACGGAACGCGCGTCGTGGCGCGCGCGCTTGCGACGGTGCAGCCAGGGCGCGCCGTCGAGCAGACGGTCTCGATGACCGTGCAGGCGCTCGCCACTGCGGTCAAGGTGCCGCTCGCGGTCGTGAAGGCACTGCTGATCATCCGCACCATCGCGCGGGAGCTGTCGCAGGACCGGGGCCGATGA
- the mobC gene encoding plasmid mobilization relaxosome protein MobC, with protein sequence MQLHGEHPQLGAAVSRRGRPRKDPARARVVKNGAHFTPAEDGRLRERARILGITVAELLRESSLGRPLPRRHQPDPIASDQWVELGRLAANLNQLQRAINRGQAEDVPVALVEELRCLLHEVRQALVGNAGAA encoded by the coding sequence TTGCAACTCCACGGCGAGCACCCTCAGCTGGGGGCCGCGGTGAGCCGCCGTGGGCGCCCGCGCAAGGACCCGGCGCGGGCTCGCGTCGTCAAGAACGGCGCGCACTTCACCCCCGCCGAGGACGGCCGGCTGCGCGAGCGTGCCCGCATCCTCGGAATTACGGTCGCCGAGCTCCTGCGCGAATCATCGCTCGGCCGACCGCTCCCCCGGCGCCACCAGCCCGACCCGATCGCTTCGGATCAGTGGGTCGAGCTCGGGCGGCTCGCCGCGAACCTGAATCAGCTCCAGCGAGCGATCAACCGAGGGCAGGCCGAGGACGTGCCGGTCGCCCTCGTGGAAGAGCTTCGCTGCCTGCTCCACGAGGTCCGCCAGGCGCTCGTCGGCAACGCGGGTGCCGCGTGA
- the ssb gene encoding single-stranded DNA-binding protein, translating into MLNKVQLIGHVGQDPEIRETPQGTKVADLRLATSRYWRDGEGNRQEETEWHRVVFWGKTAENVATVLAKGRLVYVEGRIQTRSWEDETGKHFRTEVIAETWQALTRGAAPEEAAA; encoded by the coding sequence ATGCTGAACAAGGTGCAGCTCATCGGTCACGTCGGGCAGGACCCGGAGATTCGCGAGACGCCGCAAGGCACGAAGGTCGCCGACCTTCGTCTGGCCACGTCCCGCTACTGGCGCGATGGCGAAGGGAATCGCCAGGAGGAGACGGAGTGGCACCGCGTCGTCTTCTGGGGCAAGACCGCCGAGAACGTCGCCACGGTGCTCGCCAAGGGGCGGCTGGTCTACGTCGAAGGACGAATCCAGACGCGCTCTTGGGAGGACGAGACCGGCAAACACTTTCGCACCGAGGTGATCGCGGAGACCTGGCAGGCACTGACCCGTGGCGCCGCTCCGGAGGAAGCCGCGGCGTAA
- a CDS encoding DUF1738 domain-containing protein, with protein sequence MSKVYEVITDQIVAQLEQGVVPWARPWKVDGLAPSNLVSRRPYRGINVFLLGFRAASTPWWLTFRQAKALGGAIRAGERSTPVIFWRWVDRSGRETEAGGASEGSRAPRRERLPVLRYYSVFNLDQTEGIDPSKIPAADTVAVAPVPTAEEIVAGFQEPPTIEHRAQPRAFYRPATDSVTMPPRSAFGRAEGYYSTLFHELTHATGHSKRLARPGFDKNHAAPFGSEPYAREELVAELGAAFLCGEAGIEPDIPNSAAYIDHWRQNLSRDSRLVITAAQQAQRAADYILGRATKALEESATQSEEPAGDEQAA encoded by the coding sequence ATGTCGAAGGTCTACGAAGTGATCACCGATCAGATCGTGGCGCAGTTGGAGCAGGGCGTGGTTCCGTGGGCGCGGCCCTGGAAGGTGGATGGCCTCGCGCCGTCGAACTTGGTGTCGCGGCGGCCGTACCGCGGGATCAACGTCTTCCTCCTCGGTTTCCGCGCGGCGTCGACTCCCTGGTGGCTGACCTTTCGCCAGGCCAAGGCGCTGGGCGGGGCGATCCGCGCGGGCGAGCGCTCGACGCCCGTGATCTTCTGGCGCTGGGTTGACCGGAGCGGTCGTGAGACCGAGGCGGGGGGCGCCAGCGAGGGGAGCCGTGCTCCGAGGCGCGAGCGGCTCCCCGTTCTCCGTTACTACTCGGTGTTCAACCTCGACCAGACCGAAGGGATCGATCCGTCGAAGATCCCAGCTGCCGACACTGTGGCGGTCGCCCCGGTGCCGACGGCCGAAGAGATCGTCGCCGGCTTCCAGGAACCGCCCACGATCGAGCACCGGGCGCAGCCGCGTGCCTTCTATCGCCCCGCGACAGACAGCGTGACGATGCCGCCGCGCAGCGCGTTCGGTCGCGCCGAGGGCTACTACTCGACGCTCTTCCACGAGCTCACCCACGCGACCGGTCACTCCAAGCGATTGGCCCGGCCCGGCTTCGACAAGAACCACGCGGCGCCGTTCGGCTCCGAGCCGTACGCTCGTGAAGAGCTGGTGGCCGAGCTCGGTGCCGCGTTCCTTTGCGGGGAGGCCGGCATCGAACCCGACATCCCGAACTCGGCCGCGTACATCGACCACTGGCGCCAGAATCTCTCGCGCGACTCGCGGCTGGTGATCACCGCCGCACAGCAGGCTCAGCGCGCGGCGGACTACATCCTCGGCCGCGCGACGAAGGCGCTCGAGGAGTCAGCGACTCAATCGGAGGAGCCAGCCGGAGACGAGCAGGCCGCTTGA